From the Oxobacter pfennigii genome, one window contains:
- a CDS encoding ornithine aminomutase subunit alpha translates to MKRQDDFEMRRQHLKDLTEDQLEKRFWELCNKIVEPMIELAKTNTSPSIERSVLLRMGFSSIEAKAIVNRVIELNLLNKGAGNVVYRLSKLKNLEIKEAGLALSKGDYTEEALGLFKEVRV, encoded by the coding sequence ATGAAGAGACAAGATGATTTTGAAATGAGAAGACAGCATTTAAAGGATTTGACGGAAGATCAACTGGAAAAAAGATTCTGGGAATTGTGCAACAAAATAGTTGAGCCTATGATAGAATTGGCCAAAACCAATACTTCCCCTTCCATAGAGCGGTCGGTGCTTTTAAGAATGGGATTTTCAAGCATTGAAGCTAAGGCCATTGTAAACAGGGTTATTGAATTAAACCTCCTTAATAAGGGAGCCGGGAACGTCGTATACAGGCTTTCAAAATTAAAAAACCTGGAAATTAAAGAAGCCGGGCTTGCCCTTTCAAAAGGCGATTATACCGAGGAGGCCCTGGGGCTTTTTAAGGAGGTAAGGGTGTGA
- a CDS encoding TetR/AcrR family transcriptional regulator: MYKKGQDKKEEIYKTAKKLLYEIGYTNTTIKRIAELSDAPISLVHYYFCKKDKIISCIYKDFLDNIVDFLRETKPEIFTNSLLSHSVTSRIYYDIILNNSNNKRVYHEVLLNKSNYHILNEYIINIYKKYIEDNSIIISDELFNTYSFVDFGARREFFLNYFSGNIKLSVQEAVTVVNSIIPRLYKLNQHFIDSIMMDSISIFNSLDYSKIKFLI, from the coding sequence ATGTACAAAAAAGGACAGGATAAAAAAGAAGAGATTTACAAAACAGCAAAAAAACTGCTTTATGAAATTGGCTATACCAATACCACAATAAAAAGAATAGCTGAATTAAGCGATGCGCCTATCAGCCTTGTACATTATTACTTCTGCAAAAAGGATAAGATAATAAGCTGTATTTATAAGGATTTTCTCGATAACATTGTGGACTTCCTCCGTGAAACAAAGCCGGAAATATTCACAAATTCCTTATTATCCCACTCCGTAACCTCCAGGATATATTATGATATCATCCTGAACAATTCCAACAATAAGAGGGTGTACCATGAGGTGCTTTTAAACAAGTCAAACTATCATATATTGAATGAATACATTATCAATATATATAAAAAATACATAGAAGATAACAGCATAATAATTTCCGATGAGCTCTTCAATACATACTCCTTTGTAGACTTCGGTGCCAGACGGGAGTTCTTCCTGAATTACTTTAGCGGCAACATAAAGCTTTCAGTGCAAGAAGCTGTAACAGTTGTAAACAGCATAATACCAAGGCTCTATAAACTGAATCAGCATTTTATAGACAGCATCATGATGGATTCCATATCCATATTCAACTCCCTGGACTATAGCAAAATAAAATTTCTTATATAA
- the ortA gene encoding 2-amino-4-oxopentanoate thiolase subunit OrtA: MTEQAVKGDWVQIHQVVLHPGERADNLPQDTKNVPLEMWIKGFINHDGKLNDTVEITTVTGRCVKGELTEINPGYSHGFGKCVPEILHIGLDLKKILWEEKNNE; encoded by the coding sequence ATGACCGAGCAGGCAGTTAAGGGTGACTGGGTGCAGATTCACCAGGTGGTCCTCCATCCCGGAGAAAGGGCTGATAACCTCCCCCAGGACACCAAAAACGTACCTCTTGAAATGTGGATAAAGGGCTTTATAAACCATGACGGCAAACTTAATGACACAGTAGAAATAACTACGGTGACCGGAAGATGCGTAAAGGGTGAGCTTACCGAAATAAATCCCGGCTACAGCCACGGCTTTGGAAAATGCGTCCCTGAGATTTTGCATATAGGATTAGATCTGAAAAAAATCTTATGGGAGGAAAAGAATAATGAATGA
- the ord gene encoding 2,4-diaminopentanoate dehydrogenase, producing MSEVKVIIWGLGAMGGGIAKLLAEKEGIKITGAIAGRAEKSGKDLGEVLNLNRNLNVAVSADYEKTIKETEADIVLLATDSFLKNVFPQIKLIVESGKNCITIAEEMAYPHTVDEKLASEIDELAKENKVSVLGTGINPGFVLDTLIITLTGAQRSVKKIKAARINDLSPFGTTVMKTQGVGTTPEEFKKGIADGSIVGHIGFKQSITMIADSIGIEIDEVIETREPIISNTYRETPYIKVEPGMVAGCRHIGYGMKNGEAVITLEHPQQIYPSVENIDTGDYIWLEGDPDLNLSIKPETPGGIGTIATAVNMIPHVINSAPGLVTMKDLPIPRALMGDVAKLIKAGR from the coding sequence TTGAGTGAAGTAAAAGTTATCATATGGGGTCTCGGTGCTATGGGCGGCGGCATAGCAAAGCTTCTTGCAGAAAAGGAAGGAATAAAAATCACAGGCGCCATAGCCGGCAGGGCTGAAAAATCAGGTAAGGATTTAGGAGAGGTATTAAACTTAAACAGAAATCTTAATGTGGCCGTATCGGCAGATTATGAGAAAACCATAAAAGAAACGGAAGCGGATATAGTCCTTCTGGCTACCGATTCTTTTTTGAAGAATGTATTCCCGCAGATAAAGCTTATAGTTGAAAGCGGTAAAAATTGCATCACTATAGCGGAAGAAATGGCTTATCCCCACACTGTTGATGAAAAGCTGGCATCAGAGATAGATGAACTGGCTAAGGAAAATAAGGTATCGGTGCTGGGTACAGGAATAAATCCGGGCTTTGTACTGGATACCCTTATTATAACCTTGACCGGTGCCCAAAGAAGCGTGAAAAAGATAAAGGCAGCAAGGATAAACGACTTATCCCCCTTTGGAACAACAGTAATGAAAACCCAGGGCGTCGGGACTACACCTGAAGAATTCAAAAAAGGAATTGCTGACGGCAGCATAGTAGGCCATATAGGCTTTAAGCAGTCTATTACTATGATTGCCGACTCTATCGGCATAGAAATAGATGAAGTTATTGAGACAAGAGAGCCCATTATTTCGAATACTTACAGAGAAACCCCCTATATAAAGGTGGAACCTGGCATGGTGGCAGGATGCCGCCACATAGGATATGGCATGAAAAACGGGGAGGCTGTTATAACTTTAGAACACCCCCAGCAAATATACCCTTCCGTTGAAAATATTGATACAGGAGATTACATCTGGCTGGAAGGCGATCCGGATTTGAATCTTTCCATAAAGCCTGAAACTCCCGGCGGAATCGGTACCATTGCCACGGCGGTAAATATGATACCCCATGTTATAAACTCCGCGCCCGGCCTTGTTACCATGAAGGATCTTCCCATACCCCGGGCTCTCATGGGAGATGTCGCCAAGCTTATAAAAGCCGGCCGGTAA
- a CDS encoding ATP-binding cassette domain-containing protein gives MDKELYKLINTLPLSELIYRYPLVSDFLANMRINILSKDMAFPEILDTVDETIEEEFGISKIDLPLHLYEFLMTFNDTCSGEDELSSLTIIGGCNKSGQAENISLTLNKGDVAAIVGPTGSGKSRLLGDIECLAQRDTPTNRLILINNKELTEEKRFDMNGKLVAQLSQNMNYIMDLTVREFLEIHARSRFSPDIQNTISLCMDCANGLAGEKFSGDTKVTQLSGGQSRALMIADTAFISSSPLVLIDEIENAGIDRKQAIKVLTKKDKIVLIATHDPLLALSADRRIVIKNGGIHKVIETTQEEMRILEQIEKMDNTMQQLRNKLRFGELITEI, from the coding sequence ATGGACAAAGAACTGTATAAATTAATAAATACGCTTCCCTTATCCGAGCTTATTTACAGGTACCCTCTTGTTTCGGATTTTCTTGCCAATATGAGGATAAATATTCTTTCAAAGGACATGGCCTTCCCTGAAATTCTGGATACTGTGGATGAGACAATAGAAGAAGAGTTCGGAATTTCAAAAATAGATTTGCCCCTTCACCTTTATGAATTTTTAATGACCTTCAATGATACATGCTCAGGTGAAGATGAGTTATCCTCCCTTACTATAATCGGCGGATGCAACAAATCCGGCCAGGCCGAAAATATAAGCTTGACTCTTAACAAAGGGGACGTTGCGGCCATTGTCGGTCCTACAGGCTCTGGAAAAAGCCGCCTTTTAGGAGATATAGAATGCCTGGCACAGCGTGACACCCCCACAAACCGGCTGATTCTTATAAACAACAAAGAACTTACGGAAGAAAAGCGATTTGATATGAACGGAAAGCTGGTAGCCCAGCTCTCACAAAACATGAATTATATAATGGATTTAACAGTCAGGGAATTTTTAGAAATCCACGCCCGCAGCAGGTTTTCTCCCGACATTCAAAACACCATAAGCCTTTGCATGGACTGCGCCAACGGCCTTGCCGGCGAAAAATTCTCAGGCGATACAAAGGTGACTCAGTTAAGCGGCGGCCAATCAAGGGCCCTCATGATTGCAGATACTGCATTTATAAGCAGTTCTCCTTTGGTTTTGATAGACGAGATTGAAAACGCCGGAATTGACAGGAAACAGGCCATAAAGGTTCTGACCAAAAAAGATAAAATAGTCCTCATTGCAACACATGATCCCCTCCTTGCCTTAAGCGCTGACCGGCGCATTGTTATTAAAAACGGCGGAATACACAAAGTCATCGAGACTACACAGGAAGAGATGCGCATTCTCGAACAAATAGAAAAAATGGACAATACAATGCAGCAATTGCGAAACAAGCTAAGGTTCGGAGAGCTTATTACTGAAATTTAG
- a CDS encoding DUF364 domain-containing protein yields MWEIYDALIEGIPADITADKIVCGSWMSIVVNRYGAGVSTVMPVETRLPLFSGNLIGKPLRQVAELVKSWNLPEASIGHAAINSFYNNPVIARSNGVIFSDSRHTEDRLNDPFITSQNAVKGKKVAVMGHFPYLETFFEPICELSIIDWEPIEEGDFPFAACEYILPQSDYVYISSRSMVDKTFPRLLELSKNAEHVVLVGPTTTLSPYLLQAGINDLSGFIIKDAEKAFNVVAGVFNSTVYSTGQKVSFKKTE; encoded by the coding sequence ATGTGGGAAATTTATGATGCATTAATAGAAGGTATACCGGCTGATATTACAGCAGATAAAATAGTCTGCGGAAGCTGGATGAGCATAGTAGTTAATAGATACGGAGCCGGTGTTTCCACCGTTATGCCGGTGGAAACCCGTTTGCCCCTGTTTTCGGGAAATCTTATAGGCAAACCTTTAAGACAGGTAGCTGAGCTTGTCAAGTCCTGGAACCTTCCCGAAGCTTCCATAGGCCACGCCGCCATAAATTCCTTTTATAATAACCCCGTCATTGCCAGAAGCAACGGAGTAATTTTTTCCGATTCAAGACATACAGAGGACAGGCTAAATGACCCATTCATAACTTCTCAAAATGCTGTAAAAGGTAAAAAAGTAGCCGTCATGGGTCATTTCCCGTACCTTGAAACCTTCTTTGAACCTATATGCGAACTTAGCATAATCGATTGGGAGCCAATAGAAGAAGGCGATTTCCCCTTTGCAGCCTGCGAATATATTCTGCCCCAGAGCGATTATGTCTATATTTCCTCCCGCAGCATGGTGGACAAAACCTTTCCAAGACTATTAGAGTTATCCAAAAATGCGGAGCATGTTGTTTTGGTCGGCCCCACTACCACTCTTTCACCCTATCTTCTGCAAGCAGGAATTAATGATTTATCCGGCTTTATAATAAAAGACGCCGAAAAAGCTTTTAATGTAGTAGCAGGAGTTTTTAACTCCACAGTATATTCAACAGGTCAAAAGGTGTCCTTTAAGAAAACTGAATAA
- a CDS encoding uroporphyrinogen decarboxylase family protein, which produces MKLTTEQRVEMIKKAIMCEKPERVPVVNKAEPSYAIQYAGYDMKKALWSPEMIVDAYDKLYTDVYVDATGGLPRFPLFYKTTGSRAFVPREQDDFVQHPEVEGLQADEYDEYIADPFKCIVNKIVPRIYPKLAKEGAEGSLNYLRAMIADNQIKAKYMAGTIAVEKKHNLVSIRRGAVEAPFDFVADLLRGFTGISMDVRRNPNKVKEAVEATLPIMYKVAKLVNPVPSITNSLFIPLHMPSYMRTKDFENLYWPTFKRLVVDLINDGYTLQIFFEKNWTRYYEFLQELPKGVIAYFEEDDMGVVKEKIGKQMCIMGNFPITMLRLNTKQECIDKAKEIIDKAAPGGGYMFCMDKSILSLSDAKPENLIAVSEFVHEYGVYK; this is translated from the coding sequence ATGAAATTAACAACAGAGCAAAGAGTGGAAATGATTAAAAAAGCCATCATGTGTGAAAAACCTGAAAGGGTACCCGTTGTTAACAAGGCAGAGCCATCTTATGCAATACAGTATGCGGGATATGACATGAAAAAAGCATTGTGGAGTCCCGAAATGATTGTAGATGCATATGACAAGTTGTACACAGATGTTTATGTGGATGCAACAGGCGGTTTGCCGAGATTTCCCTTGTTTTACAAAACCACGGGATCAAGAGCTTTTGTTCCAAGAGAGCAGGACGATTTTGTACAGCACCCCGAGGTAGAAGGATTACAGGCTGATGAATACGATGAATATATTGCCGACCCCTTCAAATGCATCGTAAACAAAATTGTTCCCCGTATTTACCCAAAGCTTGCTAAAGAAGGTGCTGAAGGCAGCCTCAATTATCTTCGCGCCATGATCGCCGACAACCAGATTAAGGCTAAATATATGGCGGGAACTATAGCAGTTGAAAAGAAGCACAACCTTGTTAGCATCCGTCGCGGTGCGGTGGAAGCACCTTTTGACTTTGTTGCCGATTTGCTTCGTGGATTTACTGGAATTTCAATGGACGTCAGAAGAAATCCCAATAAGGTTAAGGAAGCCGTTGAAGCAACTTTGCCTATAATGTATAAAGTGGCAAAGCTTGTCAATCCTGTTCCCAGCATTACCAATTCTTTGTTTATCCCTCTTCACATGCCTTCTTATATGAGGACCAAGGACTTTGAAAACTTATACTGGCCTACATTTAAAAGATTGGTAGTTGACCTTATTAATGACGGATATACACTTCAGATATTCTTTGAGAAAAACTGGACCAGGTACTACGAGTTCCTTCAGGAGCTGCCTAAGGGAGTCATTGCTTATTTTGAAGAAGATGATATGGGAGTAGTCAAGGAGAAAATAGGTAAGCAGATGTGCATCATGGGTAATTTCCCAATTACCATGTTAAGGCTTAACACAAAGCAGGAGTGCATTGACAAGGCAAAGGAAATCATTGATAAAGCAGCGCCCGGCGGCGGATATATGTTCTGTATGGATAAGTCCATTTTATCATTGAGCGATGCTAAACCCGAGAACCTTATTGCAGTAAGCGAATTTGTCCATGAATATGGCGTATATAAATAG
- the ortB gene encoding 2-amino-4-oxopentanoate thiolase subunit OrtB — translation MNDMSYKGVMSRKNEIMKKAIGLDYNNFERGSISFDYERMMKDTGYSLDEITKIQKETGVGSTPLIELKNMTKLVRKLSKLGYGARIFIKDEQCNPSGSFKDRRASVSVYHAKKLGFKGVISATSGNYGAAVASQAAMRGLKCIIVQECYDSKKAGQPEILEKQRKCESYGAEVVQLSVGPELFYIFLKLLEETGYFNASLYSPFGIAGIETLGYELVEQCRERTGKDPDAVVVTHAGGGNVTGTARGVRKAKSKAEIIGASVDLKGLHMASDRDFNRKSFTTGHTGFGIPFATWPDRSDVPRSAARPLRYLDKYVTIHQGEVFYITEALSQLEGLERGPAGNTSLTAAFALASEMPEDRIIVVQETEYTGAGKHHLPQLSFAKENGIDILTGNPDDEVPGANIIIPSHPSLIKAREVDLDRLKKSYIKNCIDNYNVRSVTKEDLKFLSEDVNVDVSYVINVLKSMDINVL, via the coding sequence ATGAATGATATGAGCTATAAAGGCGTCATGTCCAGGAAAAATGAGATCATGAAAAAGGCCATAGGCCTTGATTACAATAACTTTGAGAGAGGTTCAATATCCTTTGACTATGAAAGGATGATGAAGGATACCGGATATTCACTGGATGAAATAACAAAAATACAGAAAGAAACAGGGGTCGGCAGCACACCCTTAATTGAGCTTAAGAATATGACAAAGCTGGTTAGGAAGCTGTCAAAACTAGGGTACGGAGCCAGGATTTTTATAAAGGACGAGCAATGTAACCCTTCCGGAAGCTTTAAAGACAGAAGAGCTTCGGTATCCGTATATCATGCAAAGAAACTTGGGTTTAAGGGCGTTATTTCTGCTACCAGCGGCAATTACGGAGCAGCAGTGGCTTCCCAGGCAGCCATGAGGGGCTTAAAATGCATAATAGTCCAGGAATGCTACGACAGCAAAAAAGCCGGCCAGCCGGAAATACTTGAAAAACAGAGAAAATGCGAAAGCTATGGCGCTGAAGTAGTCCAGCTCTCCGTCGGCCCCGAATTATTCTATATATTTTTAAAATTGCTGGAGGAAACAGGATATTTTAATGCTTCCCTCTACTCCCCCTTCGGCATAGCTGGAATTGAAACCTTAGGCTATGAATTGGTGGAGCAGTGCAGGGAAAGGACGGGAAAGGACCCTGATGCCGTTGTAGTCACCCATGCGGGAGGCGGCAATGTAACGGGAACGGCAAGGGGAGTAAGAAAAGCAAAATCAAAGGCAGAAATAATAGGCGCAAGCGTGGATTTAAAGGGGCTTCATATGGCCTCCGACAGGGATTTTAACAGAAAGTCCTTCACCACCGGCCACACAGGATTTGGAATACCTTTTGCCACCTGGCCTGACAGGTCCGATGTACCACGCAGTGCCGCAAGGCCCTTAAGGTATCTGGACAAATATGTAACTATTCATCAGGGGGAAGTATTTTATATTACCGAGGCTTTATCCCAGCTTGAAGGCTTGGAGCGAGGCCCAGCCGGAAATACATCCCTTACGGCAGCCTTTGCCCTGGCTTCAGAGATGCCGGAAGATAGAATCATCGTCGTTCAGGAAACCGAATATACAGGTGCCGGCAAGCATCACCTGCCCCAGCTTTCCTTCGCGAAAGAAAATGGTATTGATATACTTACGGGAAATCCTGATGATGAAGTACCCGGCGCCAATATTATAATCCCCTCCCACCCTTCTTTAATTAAGGCAAGAGAAGTTGACCTTGACAGGCTTAAAAAATCATATATCAAAAATTGCATTGATAACTACAATGTTCGGTCGGTCACAAAAGAAGACCTTAAATTCTTATCAGAAGATGTTAATGTAGATGTTAGCTATGTGATAAATGTGCTAAAAAGTATGGATATAAATGTTTTATAA
- a CDS encoding sigma-54 interaction domain-containing protein: MDNNILRSVLSVLLKYIDEGIHVIDKKGNTIIYNNAMERLEGLKSEDVLGKNLLDIFPSLDENTSTLYKALTEGSPIIDRYQTYTNREGYKITSLNSTIPLLLDDEIIGSLEISKDYTGLKSLYDKISTLQQEIINKENGGGTRHYSFKDLIGCNLNFLNAVSVAQKASRSSSTVLIYGETGTGKELVAQGIHSSGNRHGKPFIAQNCAALPEDLLEGILFGTVKGGFTGAVNRPGLFEQANGGTLLLDEINSMNINLQSKLLRILQEGSIRRIGGVNDLPIDVRIIATTNVDPIKAVDNGTLRDDLYYRLNVVNITIPPLRERREDIPLLIRHFIALYNKAMTKDIWYISEDAERSMMAYSWPGNVRELRNYIEGAMNMVSSGHIISREHFTGTAQSNLFREKDYDFPPKDYELKISLDHTLLMVEKKIISDALKKCEGNISKCARVLNIKRQTLQHKIKKFNL, from the coding sequence ATGGATAATAATATTTTAAGGTCGGTACTGAGCGTCTTGCTTAAATATATAGATGAAGGTATACATGTCATTGATAAGAAGGGAAACACCATAATTTACAATAATGCCATGGAAAGGCTGGAGGGATTAAAAAGCGAAGATGTTTTAGGAAAGAATCTTCTTGATATATTCCCCAGCCTTGATGAAAACACAAGTACCTTGTACAAAGCTTTAACGGAAGGCTCCCCTATTATAGACAGGTACCAGACCTATACAAACAGAGAGGGCTACAAGATTACCTCTTTAAATTCAACCATCCCCCTCCTTTTGGATGATGAAATTATTGGCTCTCTTGAAATATCAAAGGATTATACAGGTTTAAAGTCCCTCTATGATAAAATAAGCACGCTGCAGCAGGAAATAATAAATAAAGAAAACGGCGGCGGCACAAGGCATTACAGCTTTAAAGATTTAATAGGCTGCAACCTTAATTTTTTAAACGCAGTCTCCGTTGCCCAGAAAGCTTCCCGCTCCTCTTCCACTGTGCTTATTTACGGGGAAACGGGGACAGGCAAGGAGCTTGTAGCCCAGGGTATACACAGTTCCGGGAACAGGCATGGAAAGCCATTTATTGCACAAAACTGCGCTGCCCTTCCCGAAGACCTTCTTGAAGGTATACTCTTTGGCACCGTTAAAGGAGGCTTTACCGGTGCGGTAAACAGGCCGGGGCTTTTTGAGCAGGCAAACGGAGGAACGCTGCTTCTTGACGAAATAAATTCAATGAATATAAATTTACAGTCAAAGCTTCTTAGAATTCTCCAGGAAGGCTCTATAAGAAGAATAGGCGGAGTAAATGATCTACCCATAGATGTCAGGATAATTGCCACTACAAATGTGGACCCTATAAAAGCTGTTGATAACGGTACACTGCGGGATGACTTATATTACAGGCTCAATGTAGTCAACATTACTATCCCCCCTCTCAGGGAGAGAAGAGAGGACATTCCGCTGCTTATAAGGCATTTTATAGCCCTTTACAATAAAGCTATGACCAAAGATATATGGTATATATCAGAGGATGCGGAGCGCAGCATGATGGCATATTCATGGCCGGGTAATGTAAGGGAGCTTAGGAATTATATTGAAGGCGCCATGAATATGGTTTCCTCAGGACATATAATAAGCAGGGAACATTTTACCGGCACTGCCCAGTCCAATCTTTTCAGGGAGAAGGACTATGATTTTCCTCCTAAGGATTATGAATTAAAGATAAGCTTAGACCATACCCTTCTTATGGTGGAGAAAAAAATAATTTCCGATGCTTTAAAGAAATGTGAAGGCAACATATCAAAATGTGCCCGGGTTTTAAACATAAAAAGGCAGACATTGCAGCATAAAATTAAAAAATTTAATTTATAG
- a CDS encoding GTP-binding protein — MKMITVAGPPSSGKTSVIIKLLETMKVNPERVGIVKFDCLTSFDYLRYEEVGVKVITGYSGKTCPDHFFVSNIEDAVRWGLNSGYDFLITESAGLCNRCSPYINGIMSVCVIDNLSGVYTPRKIGPMLKLADIIAVTKGDIVSQAEREVFTFNIRQVNNTAKIINMNGITGQGSFMLAKHLSAARDVVTLKDMKLKFTTPAAVCSYCTGETRIGESHQFGTMKKINFDLD; from the coding sequence ATGAAAATGATAACAGTTGCAGGACCTCCTTCCTCGGGGAAAACCTCTGTAATAATAAAGCTTCTTGAAACAATGAAAGTAAACCCTGAACGCGTAGGAATCGTCAAATTTGACTGTCTCACATCCTTTGATTATCTTCGATATGAAGAGGTGGGCGTAAAAGTCATAACCGGCTATTCGGGCAAAACATGCCCCGACCATTTCTTCGTAAGCAATATCGAAGATGCCGTCCGCTGGGGCTTAAATTCCGGCTACGACTTTCTTATAACGGAAAGCGCCGGATTGTGCAACCGTTGTTCTCCCTATATAAACGGCATAATGTCCGTTTGTGTAATCGATAATTTATCAGGAGTGTATACCCCAAGAAAAATCGGTCCCATGCTAAAGCTTGCCGACATAATCGCCGTAACCAAAGGCGATATAGTCTCCCAGGCCGAAAGAGAAGTGTTTACCTTTAATATCAGGCAGGTCAACAATACGGCAAAAATCATAAATATGAACGGCATCACCGGCCAGGGCTCCTTCATGCTGGCAAAGCACTTATCTGCTGCCAGAGATGTGGTAACTTTGAAGGATATGAAGCTTAAATTTACCACCCCTGCAGCCGTATGCTCCTATTGCACCGGTGAAACCAGAATCGGCGAATCCCACCAGTTTGGCACCATGAAAAAAATAAATTTCGATTTGGATTGA
- a CDS encoding cobalamin B12-binding domain-containing protein, protein MMDLKILTQAVGELDEERVLEMLQSFVEGKPSEEEAQKVVAACQSGMAIVGDLYEKGEYFVGDLIFAGELLTNAINTLKPVLGSDSTASAGTIVLGTVAGDLHDIGKNIFKSMSEAAGFKVIDLGIDQPASAFVEKVKEVKPVAVGMSGVLTLALEAMKDTVDALKEAGLRDSVKIIIGGNPVTKEACQQIGADAFTTNAAEGVKIIQGWV, encoded by the coding sequence ATTATGGATTTAAAGATTTTAACCCAGGCAGTCGGAGAGTTGGACGAAGAGAGAGTATTGGAAATGCTTCAAAGCTTTGTTGAAGGAAAGCCATCGGAAGAAGAAGCACAGAAGGTTGTAGCAGCTTGCCAGAGCGGCATGGCAATAGTCGGTGACTTATATGAAAAAGGCGAATATTTTGTCGGCGACCTTATATTTGCAGGAGAGCTTTTAACAAATGCAATAAATACATTAAAGCCTGTATTGGGCAGCGACAGTACTGCAAGCGCAGGAACAATTGTTTTAGGAACTGTTGCAGGAGATCTGCATGATATCGGAAAAAACATATTCAAGAGTATGTCAGAAGCAGCCGGTTTCAAAGTAATCGATTTAGGTATCGACCAGCCTGCCAGTGCTTTTGTTGAAAAGGTTAAAGAAGTTAAGCCTGTGGCAGTTGGAATGAGCGGTGTATTGACACTTGCCTTAGAAGCTATGAAAGATACCGTTGACGCTCTAAAGGAAGCCGGGCTTCGTGACAGCGTAAAAATCATAATCGGCGGAAACCCTGTTACTAAAGAAGCTTGCCAGCAGATTGGCGCTGATGCATTTACAACAAATGCAGCAGAAGGCGTTAAGATTATCCAGGGTTGGGTATAA